The Silvibacterium dinghuense DNA window ATCGCCTCCTACTATCCCTCACCTGCCGCGTTTTCGCACCGTATTTCTTTCGGCTTACTGCGGCTTTGGCTGCGTGGCCATCGGCTTCAGGATCTCATCCAGCAGATCCGGTGTGCCCTGGATGCGTTCGAGGTGCGGAAAACGGAGCCCATCGTGATAATCGAGCCTGATGACCTTGTAATAGCCGGTGTTCACGACGATCAGCTCGATGGGCGTGGTGTTGCCCTTGGAGCTGGTAATAGCGTCGCCCAGCAGCGAAGCGCTGTACTGGCGGCCATTCACTGCAATGATCTGCATGCCGGGGCCGAGGCCTGCCTTGTCCGATACCGAGCCCACCAGCACATCTTCGATACGGCCATCACTGCCCACATCGATGCCGAGAGCCCACCATGCCGGCGCGTCGCCGATAGCAGCTTCACGTGCCTGAATATATTCACCGGGAGTGTCGGAGTACACGAGGCGGTAGCCTGCGTGTTCGATGCCCTCAAGCGGCGCGTGCGATGACTTACGGTTGAGACGCTCACGCAGGAAGCCGGCCCAGTCATACGGCGCAACCTGATTGAGAGCGGCAACGACGTCATCAAAGCGATAGGGCACGACCTTCGGCGGCGTGTTGCCGCCTACACCTTCAAAGAGCGCGCAGAAGTCGTTGAGGCTCTTCTTGTCATGCGTAAGACGACGGATGGTGGTGTCGACGTCGAGCCAGATGAGTTCGCCCTCCTGGTAGTAGTCGACACTGCGGCGCCAGTTATCCCATTGCGAGCTGGTGTCGTAGAGAATCTGCGCGGAGGTGGCCGTATCCTGCAGGTTGCGCCAGGTGCGGCCGGGACGCGCGTCGAGCGTAGCGGCGCTGTAGGCGAGAGCCCCGCGATATTCATCGGAGGTTTCAATGCCGCTGCGCGCAGCCAGCACATCGCCGAGATACTGCGTGAGTCCCTCGTAGACCCAGAGCAGATCGCCCTTCATCGGATCTTCGTAATTACCGGTGGCGAGGCCCGCGGGACGGCGATACTTGCCGTTCCAGGAATGTGTGAACTCGTGCGGCAGAAGGTCGGCGGAGAGCAGTGCGAGATTGTCGTCCAGGAAGGTCTTCTCGCTCACGCGGTCGTCGCTGGACTGGTGGTGCTCGAGACCGAAGTGCGCAACCTGATCGCTGAGGGTGACGAGGAAGTGATAGCTCTCATAGTGGCGCGAGCGGTAGAGCGCCCCTGTCTCGCGGATGAGATTGCTGAATGCGGCCAGCGCTTCAGGCTTGATGCGCAGATCTTCCGGGCCGTCGGCGGCAAGGTCGAGGTAGTGCTTCGGCGAGACCTCGGGCGCGAGAGGAAACTCGGCAAAATAGCGGCCAGTGAGCAATGGCGAGTCGATGAGCTGCTCGAGCGTAACCGGGGCGAAATGAATCACGCCGTCGGCCTCGGTGGTTTTCGTCAGCGCAGTACCGTACTTCCAGTCGGAAGGCAGTTTCACAGCAGGAGCGAGTGTAATCTGCGACGCCTGCAACCCCGCCGGATAGAGCAAAATCTCGTTCCAGCT harbors:
- a CDS encoding M61 family metallopeptidase; translated protein: MHRRRFSGLCLSFLIAVPAVWAQSSTQSSSPIQVTVDVTDAPRKILHAHLVIPVQPGPLTLVYPKWIPGEHGPTGPIDNLAGLVIRAGGPEGRLLTWTRDDVNMFAFHVNVPEGTTSLDVRDDFLATAAASGFSAGASTSANLAMLSWNEILLYPAGLQASQITLAPAVKLPSDWKYGTALTKTTEADGVIHFAPVTLEQLIDSPLLTGRYFAEFPLAPEVSPKHYLDLAADGPEDLRIKPEALAAFSNLIRETGALYRSRHYESYHFLVTLSDQVAHFGLEHHQSSDDRVSEKTFLDDNLALLSADLLPHEFTHSWNGKYRRPAGLATGNYEDPMKGDLLWVYEGLTQYLGDVLAARSGIETSDEYRGALAYSAATLDARPGRTWRNLQDTATSAQILYDTSSQWDNWRRSVDYYQEGELIWLDVDTTIRRLTHDKKSLNDFCALFEGVGGNTPPKVVPYRFDDVVAALNQVAPYDWAGFLRERLNRKSSHAPLEGIEHAGYRLVYSDTPGEYIQAREAAIGDAPAWWALGIDVGSDGRIEDVLVGSVSDKAGLGPGMQIIAVNGRQYSASLLGDAITSSKGNTTPIELIVVNTGYYKVIRLDYHDGLRFPHLERIQGTPDLLDEILKPMATQPKPQ